From a region of the Miscanthus floridulus cultivar M001 unplaced genomic scaffold, ASM1932011v1 fs_896_2_3, whole genome shotgun sequence genome:
- the LOC136533480 gene encoding pentatricopeptide repeat-containing protein At4g18975, chloroplastic, translating to MAGAFALRLVPRLAAEPPGRGKGGGGGANRDAGSRALVSKKPNKQQHLWIRKETAGSGKKALRLIDAVSKLPNEREAIYGALDKWSAFEPEFPIIAAAKALGMLKRRQQWLRIIQVTKWLMSKGQVLTWTTYDTLLLALFMDKRVDEAESIWNTVIQTHTRSVPKRLFSRMILMHDICQRPDKVLEIYADMEELGVRPDEDTARRIGKAFVAFGQEEKEKHVLEKYLKKWKYIHFNGERVRVRRDGPLA from the exons ATGGCGGGAGCCTTCGCTCTCCGCCTCGTGCCTCGCCTCGCCGCGGAGCCGCCGGGGAGGGGGaagggtggcggaggaggagccaacCGCGACGCAGGCAGCAGGGCGCT GGTGTCAAAGAAACCAAACAAGCAGCAGCATTTGTGGATCAGGAAGGAGACAGCTGGGTCAGGGAAGAAGGCTCTGCGTCTTATTGATGCT GTTTCAAAGTTACCAAATGAAAGAGAAGCTATTTATGGTGCATTGGACAAGTGGAGTGCTTTTGAGCCTGAATTTCCTATTATAGCAGCAGCAAAAGCTTTGGGGATGTTGAAAAGGCGACAACAATGGCTAAGAATAATCCAG GTAACCAAGTGGTTGATGAGCAAAGGCCAGGTGCTGACTTGGACAACATATGATACACTTCTGCTCGCACTTTTTATGGATAAACGGGTAGATGAAGCTGAGTCAATTTGGAATACTGTAATACAGACTCATACACGCTCAGTGCCCAAGAGGTTGTTCTCTCGGATGATCTTGATGCATGACATTTGCCAACGTCCAGATAAAGTTTTGGAG ATATATGCTGACATGGAGGAATTAGGGGTGCGTCCAGATGAGGATACAGCGAGACGGATTGGAAAAGCATTCGTGGCTTTTggccaagaagaaaaagaaaaacacgtCCTTGAGAAATACTTGAAAAAGTGGAAGTACATCCATTTCAACGGTGAGCGTGTTCGGGTGCGGAGGGACGGGCCATTGGCATAG